CCGAACCCGATAGACAGGCTTATGCGTACGACTCAGCCGTACTTGATCCTGTAACCCCTGAATTGGTTGTTCGACCGAACAAGGTTGAGGAACTTGGCAGGGTTCTGCGCCTTTGTAACGAAAACGGTCTTCCCATTACTCCTCGCGGTGCCGGCAGTAACCTGTCTGGTGGGACCATTCCCAAGAACCGTGGTGTTGTAGTATTGACCAACTCCCTGAACAGGATCCTCGAAATTAACGAGGAAGACATGTACGCCGTTGTTGAGCCGGGCGTCGTTACCGCAAAGTTTGCTGCAGAAGTTGCTTCTCGCGGACTTTTTTATCCTCCGGACCCAGGCTCTCAGGCTGTTTCTACTCTTGCTGGTAACATTGCAGAGAACGCAGGCGGTCTTCGCGGACTGAAATACGGTGTGACCAAAGACTACGTCATGGGTGTCGACTTCTTCGACGTCAACGGCGATCTGGTCAAATCCGGTTCCCGCACCGTGAAATGCGTAACTGGCTTCAACCTTTCCGCACTGCAGATTGCAGGCGAGGGCAGCCTTGGTGTGATTGCACAGGCTATTCTGAAGCTCGTTCCGCCGCCGGCAGCAAACCGTGCTATGATGGCCATTTTTGATTCCATCGATAAGGCTTCTGAGACAGTTGCAGCAATCATTGCGAACAAGATCGTTCCCTGTACCCTCGAGCTGATGGACCAGCGTACCATTGAACTGGTTGAGGATTACACGAAAGCCGGTCTTCCCACTGATGCAGCTGCAATCCTTCTGATCGAGGTTGACGGTCACCCCGCACAGGTCGCTGACGAAGCTGAAATGGTCGTCAAGATTTGTGGTCAGTGCGGTGCAACAACCGTGAAGGCTGCAAAGGACGAAGAAGATCGCTTTAAGATTTGGGAAGCCCGTCGAGCAGCTCTGCCTGCTCTTGCACGTGCCCGTCCGACCACGGTTCTTGAAGACGCAACTGTGCCGCGTTCCCAGATCCCAGCAATGATTCGTGCCGTCAACGACATCGCCGCCAAGTACAACGTGACCATTGGCACCTTTGGTCATGCTGGTGATGGTAACCTGCACCCGACCATCCTTTGTGACCGTCGCGATCACGAAGAGTTTGCCCGGGTTGAGGACGCAGTTGACGAGATCTTTGATGTTGCACTGTCCCTCAAGGGAACCCTTTCTGGTGAGCATGGCATTGGCCTCGCCAAGGCCAAGTGGCTTGAGAAAGAAACATCCCGTGCCACTATTGACTACGCCAAGCGCATTAAGGCTGCCGTTGACCCGAAGGGCATTCTTAATCCCGGCAAGATCATAGGAGCATAGACAATGGCTGATCTTCATAAACTTGCACAGATGCTTCATGAGCTGGACGACCAGATGGCCGCCTGCATGAAGTGTGGTATGTGCCAGAGTGTGTGTCCTGTTTTTGCTGAAACAATGTCTGAGGCAGACGTAACACGTGGCAAAATCGCTTTGCTGGAGAATCTGTCTGGCGAGCTGGTGAATGATGCTGAGGGCGTCAAAGAGCGCCTGAACAAGTGTCTGCTGTGTGGCTCCTGTGCTGCCAACTGTCCTTCTGGTGTCAAGATTATGGACATCTTCCTGAAGGGCCGTTGCATTGTGAATACGTACCTTGGTCTGCCTGCAGCAAAGAAGCTTGTCTTCCGTAACCTGCTGACTCGCCCCAAGCTGTTTAATGCCATGCTGGATACCGCAAGCATCTTCCAGGGTGCTGTGACCTCCAAGGGCGATGAGCTGCTTGGTACCTCGTGCGCCAGAATGCTGGACCCGATCATTGGCAAGCGTCACTTTGTCCCGCTGGCCAAAAAGGCTTTCCACCGTCATGTGTCCGCACTTGACGAGCAGGCTGGATTCTCTGGCCTTCGTGTGGCATTTTATCCTGGCTGCGCGGTGGACAAGTTTTTCCCGAATGTCGGTCTTGCAGCACTGAAGGTTCTCAAGCACCATGGTGTGGGCGTGTACATGCCTTCTGGCCAGGTCTGCTGTGGTCTGCCTTCTCTCGCTTCTGGCGATATCGAAGGTTTCCTGAAGCAGGCTGCAAAGAATGTGGCACTTTTTGGTGACGCATCCTTCGATTATTTGATAACTCCTTGTGGCTCCTGTACGGCAGCATTCAAGGAGCTGTGGCCAAAGTT
Above is a window of Desulfobaculum bizertense DSM 18034 DNA encoding:
- a CDS encoding (Fe-S)-binding protein; protein product: MADLHKLAQMLHELDDQMAACMKCGMCQSVCPVFAETMSEADVTRGKIALLENLSGELVNDAEGVKERLNKCLLCGSCAANCPSGVKIMDIFLKGRCIVNTYLGLPAAKKLVFRNLLTRPKLFNAMLDTASIFQGAVTSKGDELLGTSCARMLDPIIGKRHFVPLAKKAFHRHVSALDEQAGFSGLRVAFYPGCAVDKFFPNVGLAALKVLKHHGVGVYMPSGQVCCGLPSLASGDIEGFLKQAAKNVALFGDASFDYLITPCGSCTAAFKELWPKFVSEMPSSERAAAMQIAEKAIDINEFIVDKLDITLPEPETTGGIPLTYHDPCHLDKSLNVSSQPRALLKANPKYDFREMKEHNRCCGNGGTFNLFHYEVSKKIGERKRDNVIASGAKVVATGCPACMMQLNDVLSQSHAGVEVKHSIEIYAETLD
- a CDS encoding FAD-binding oxidoreductase; translation: MNDALIKEFQAIVGKENVLDAEPDRQAYAYDSAVLDPVTPELVVRPNKVEELGRVLRLCNENGLPITPRGAGSNLSGGTIPKNRGVVVLTNSLNRILEINEEDMYAVVEPGVVTAKFAAEVASRGLFYPPDPGSQAVSTLAGNIAENAGGLRGLKYGVTKDYVMGVDFFDVNGDLVKSGSRTVKCVTGFNLSALQIAGEGSLGVIAQAILKLVPPPAANRAMMAIFDSIDKASETVAAIIANKIVPCTLELMDQRTIELVEDYTKAGLPTDAAAILLIEVDGHPAQVADEAEMVVKICGQCGATTVKAAKDEEDRFKIWEARRAALPALARARPTTVLEDATVPRSQIPAMIRAVNDIAAKYNVTIGTFGHAGDGNLHPTILCDRRDHEEFARVEDAVDEIFDVALSLKGTLSGEHGIGLAKAKWLEKETSRATIDYAKRIKAAVDPKGILNPGKIIGA